The genomic DNA GCCAATGCACAGCAAGCAAAAAGTGTGTCTCAGGAGACCAGTGAGGCAGCCGGCCTTCAAAAAGAGCGCACAACACAGGTTGCCACTGCAATTCAAGAGATGTCGTATAGCATTCAAACCGTAGTAAAACACGCATCTGAATCTGCTGAAGCAACGCAAGATGCAAAAAGAAAAGCCGAAGATGGAAAAATGGTGGTAGATGATACTATCCAGTCGATTCAGCATTTAGCAGAGCGTGTAGAGCAATCGGTTGATGTTATTCAATCCTTAGAAAAAAATTCATCTGAAATTGATTCTGTCGTCGAAGTTATTCAAGCAATTTCCGAGCAAACTAACTTACTGGCTTTAAATGCAGCGATTGAAGCTGCACGTGCTGGCGAACAAGGTCGAGGCTTTGCCGTGGTTGCAGATGAGGTTAGGGGGCTTGCTCAACGAACGAAAGAGTCGACCAGTGAGATTCAAAAAATGATTCAGTTATTGCAATCGGGAACAAGTGAAGCGGTTAAAGTGATGAATGAAAGCCAAGTGGAAGCTCGAGATACCGTTGAAAAATCTCAAACAACAGGGGATGCGTTAGACAGTATCTTAGAAACAATCACTCATATCAATGATATGAATACGCAGGTGGCGACAGCCGTTGAAGAGCAAGCGGTGGTAGCAGAAGAGATTAATAATAATATAACGGCAATCAATGATTCTGCAGAGGTGACTGCAAGTGGGGCAAACCAATCATCCAATGCAAGCCAGTCTTTAGCTGATTCCGCTAAACATTTACAAGATATCGTTGGCGGATTTAAACTAAAATAATCTTTTAATTTAACCAACTCCCTTACCTCATAAACCATGAATATGATTGTCGTGGTTTATGAGGGGGGGGGAATTTTACAACATGAGAGGTTGTTTTTACGCGGAAATTATTTGCTAGTTATCACCACTAGTAAGTCAAAGTAACATCAATAAACCGGCCTTTTCTGTTTATATTTTCTTTAATCGTCCTTAAAACTCTAAACCTACCTAGATAGTGTTATAAATTATTTAGGGTGATCTGTATTCATTGTAAACCACTAGGTACAAGTTAACTAAGGTTAAATCTATCTCACAGACTTAGTAACATGCAATGCCCAATCATTGTAAATAGCACCTCTTTTCATTAGATTCCTCTATAAACTCATGCCAAAAATAAGTACCTTTTTTATAAGGGTTTTATGCAATAAATTGAATTTTCACGGAGGAAAAACTATGTTCAACAAACAGATAAAAAATACGCTATTTGTAGCATCTTCGCTGTTACTTGTGAGCCAGTCGGTGTTCGCTTCACCGATGTACGTAACTTGGGATGAAGCAAATGGCGGTAATGGGCATCACTATGCACTCACTGAGTTATCATCAGATTGGCTGAACGCTGAGCAACAATCAATCGCGGAAGGCGGCCACTTAGTGGCAATTAATAGTGCTGCGGAGCAGCAGTTTCTCAACGATACCTTTTTAAGTAGTGGCGACATTTTACCTTTTTGGATCGGCTTAACAGATAAAGATGCAGAGGGGGATTTCATTTGGTCAAACGGTGATGATGTGACCTTTACTAACTGGAAAGCGGGTGAGCCAAATAACTATCAAAATGAAGATTACGCAGTAATGAACTGGGATTTCGCAAGGGGGCAAGGGATTAAGGGGACATGGAATGATGTGCCTCTGCAGGGAACAACGGGTTTTGGTGGCAGCAGTAATGGGCAATATTACGGTGTCATTGAGATTAGTAGTGCCAGTGTACCGGCGCCTGCGGGGCTGGCATTAATGTTATTCGCTTTATGTGGTTTGGGTTTCTCGCGTAAATTTAAAAAGGTATAAAAGAGAGCGATGTTGGCTCCAAATGCACACTCATTTGGAGTTTTTTATCGCTATTACCTTTATGAATACTGTTATTTAGCTATCTGAAACAGTTGTGATAATACAGCTCAATAATTGTGTTTCAAGTCGCTTATCGAGTTGTTGATTGATAATTTCAATTCGACTTTCTAAGCATTGCTCTAGTGCTATTTCGGTAAACCTATCTTCTGTCGCGTTATAGCCAAATAAACCTTTATCGGTGATAAACACCGCTTTTACACGTTGCACTTTTAGCTTATTCAAAAAAGTGAACAATTGCTGGTGGTTAAACATTATTTTTGCTGAAAAGCGCCAACCAATGCTAACAAAGCCTTCTCCCTTATTCTCTGCTTTAATGTAACCACAGTCAGGAAAATCCAGCTCAGATGCTAATCGCTTTTCTGTGTTGTGATGGTGATGAGAATGGCTATTACGCACCTCAATGTTGCTCTTTCCGCTGAGCTGTTGAATATCGATATTACCTTGCTGAGCATAAATAAGTTGCGCATCGGTTTTACCATGAAGTGTCATGTACTCGTTTAATCTTAATTTGTCTTCATCTTGATATAAATCGCTTTTATTCGCGACGATGGTATCGGCAATGGCAATCTGCTGGTTAAAAGTCTCATGTTGGGTATAGCGTTGATCTTTTAAATTACGTGCATCCACTAAGGTTAAGGTTTTTTGTAAGCAAAGCGTGTGTTGATAGTGCTCACTGGTGAGCAGTTGCAGGATCTCTTTAGGGTGCCCTAAACCGGTTGGCTCAATTAATAGGCGATCTGGTTTTGCTGTTTTTAATAATTGGTTTAATGCAATTTTCATCGGTACGCCAGCAGCGCAGCACATACAGCCTCCCGGTACTTCGCGTATGAAAACACCTTGTTCAGCGGTTTGTTGCCCTGCAATCAAACTGCCATCAATACCAATTTCTCCAAATTCATTAACTAACACTGCCCAGCGCTCTGTGAGCGGTTTATTTTTTAGAAACTGTAAAATAGCTGATGTTTTACCAACACCTAAAAAACCAGTGATGATATTCGTTGGTACACTTTGGATAACTTCTTTTTTATTATTCATCTACTTATCTTTATAGTTAAACATTAATGTTATAATGTAACATTAATGTTAGTGCCTGATAAACAATGAACATTGTTTTTTAATCGCCCGCAAATTAAAGAAGCAAACATCTAGGGGAACTGGATGAGTACTTTACATTTTTTGTTTTAATACCAATTCCGCTAATATAGTGATCAAATATTACACAGGAAAAAGTAGTTAGTTCAAGGCAAAATTGATGTAAATGGTTGTTCCCTTTGCGAAATTTTTAACGCTGAAATAGCTTCTTTTAACCAGTAAGGTTGATCAGTTATTTAGTGGATTTGGTATAACCTCTTGATAGGATGAGTGTCTCTTTTACACTAAACTAGATGTTAAAACGTACTTGAAGGGAGAGAAGAAAAGATGATATATAAAGGAAGTTGCCACTGTGGAGCCATTCAGTTTGAAGTAGAAGCACCTGAAAATATTGACGCTGATTATTGTAATTGCTCGATTTGCAAAAAATCAGGGTTTCTTCATTTGATTGTCCCATTGAGCAAATTCAAACTGCTTAAAGGTGAAGATGAAATATCTACCTATCGCTTTAACTCAGGTATTGCAGCGCATACGTTTTGCCGTCATTGTGGCGTAAAACCTTTCTATACCCCGCGCTCTAATCCTGATGGAATAGACGTTAATCTCAATTGCTTAGATACCGTCCCACATTGTATACAAGTCAGCGATTTTGATGGTCAAAATTGGGAAGCGAACGCCGCGAGTTTAGCGCATAAAAGTAAAGAGTAAGTAGATTGTTTCAATGGCGATTAGTTAATAAAAAGGTCGCTTAAAGCGACCTTTTTCGTATGTTTGTCTTTTATGAAATACGTTTGTATTTAATACGATGTGGTTCAGTGGCTGCTGCACCGAAGGTTTTCTTTAACCATGCTTCGTAATCCGTATAGTTACCTTCATAGAAGTTAACTTGACCTTCATCGCGGTAATCGATGATATGCGTCGCAATACGATCTAAGAACCAGCGGTCATGTGAGATAACCATTGCACAACCTGCAAAACTAAGTAGCGCATCTTCCAATGCACGGAGTGTCTCAATATCTAAATCATTGGTTGGCTCATCGAGTAATAATAAATTACCACCTGATTTAAGCAGTTTAGCAAGGTGTAAACGGCCTCGCTCACCCCCAGATAGATTACCAACGATTTTTTGTTGATCTGTACCTTTAAAATTAAAGCGTCCTAAATAAGCACGACTTGGAATCTCAACGGTGCCGATTTGAATAATGTCACTGCCACCCGACACTTCCTGGAATACAGATACTGAATCGTCCATATGGTCACGGAATTGTTCAACACTGGCCATCTGCACTGTTTCACCGATCTTAATGTCACCAGCGTCAGGCGTTTCAGCACCGCTTAGCATTTTAAATAGCGTTGATTTACCTGCACCATTGGCACCGATAATGCCCACAATAGCACCTTTGGGAATACTAAAGCTTAAATCGTCAATCAATACACGACCATCAAATGATTTCTTCAAGTTTGTAACGTCAATAACTTGATCACCTAAACGCTGACCCGTTGGGATGAATAGTTCATTGGTCTCATTACGTTTTTGGAAGTCTTGGTTATTAAGTTCTTCAAAGCGAGATAAACGTGCTTTGCTTTTAGATTGACGTCCTTTCGCATTTGAGCGAACCCACTCTAGCTCTTTCTCAATTTGACGTTGGCGAGCTTTCTCTTTTGATGCTTCTTGTTTCAAACGCTCATCTTTCTGCTCAAGCCATGAAGAGTAGTTACCTTCCCATGGAATGCCGTAACCACGGTCAAGCTCTAAGATCCAACCTGCTACATTATCAAGGAAGTAACGGTCATGGGTAATTGCCACAACGGTGCCTTCATAGTCATGTAAGAAACGCTCCAGCCATGCAACTGATTCTGCGTCCAAGTGATTGGTTGGCTCATCGAGTAGTAACATATCTGGTTTTTCAAGTAATAAACGACACAATGCAACACGGCGACGTTCACCACCTGAAAGGACTTTTACAGGTTGCTCCCAAGCAGGTAAGCGAAGTGCATCGGCCGCACGCTCTAATTGGTTTTCAAGGTTATGACCATCATGCGCTTGGATAATATCTTCCAATTGACCCTGACGTTTAGCAAGTGCATCAAAGTCTGCGCCTTCTGCTGCGTAATCTGCATATACTTGATCAAGCTCGGTAAGTGCATTTTTAACTTCGCTCACCGCTTCTTCAACCACTTCACGCACGGTTTTTTCAAGATCTAAGACGGGCTCCTGCGGTAGGTAACCGATTTTAGTGCCCGATAATGCTTGCGCCTCACCTTCATATTCTTTATCAACACCTGCCATAATTTTTAATAGCGTTGATTTACCAG from Psychromonas sp. psych-6C06 includes the following:
- a CDS encoding C-type lectin domain-containing protein — its product is MFNKQIKNTLFVASSLLLVSQSVFASPMYVTWDEANGGNGHHYALTELSSDWLNAEQQSIAEGGHLVAINSAAEQQFLNDTFLSSGDILPFWIGLTDKDAEGDFIWSNGDDVTFTNWKAGEPNNYQNEDYAVMNWDFARGQGIKGTWNDVPLQGTTGFGGSSNGQYYGVIEISSASVPAPAGLALMLFALCGLGFSRKFKKV
- a CDS encoding GTP-binding protein, with amino-acid sequence MNNKKEVIQSVPTNIITGFLGVGKTSAILQFLKNKPLTERWAVLVNEFGEIGIDGSLIAGQQTAEQGVFIREVPGGCMCCAAGVPMKIALNQLLKTAKPDRLLIEPTGLGHPKEILQLLTSEHYQHTLCLQKTLTLVDARNLKDQRYTQHETFNQQIAIADTIVANKSDLYQDEDKLRLNEYMTLHGKTDAQLIYAQQGNIDIQQLSGKSNIEVRNSHSHHHHNTEKRLASELDFPDCGYIKAENKGEGFVSIGWRFSAKIMFNHQQLFTFLNKLKVQRVKAVFITDKGLFGYNATEDRFTEIALEQCLESRIEIINQQLDKRLETQLLSCIITTVSDS
- a CDS encoding GFA family protein, with the translated sequence MIYKGSCHCGAIQFEVEAPENIDADYCNCSICKKSGFLHLIVPLSKFKLLKGEDEISTYRFNSGIAAHTFCRHCGVKPFYTPRSNPDGIDVNLNCLDTVPHCIQVSDFDGQNWEANAASLAHKSKE
- the ettA gene encoding energy-dependent translational throttle protein EttA — its product is MALPDKFIFSMNRVSKVVPPKRTILKDISLSFFPGAKIGVLGLNGAGKSTLLKIMAGVDKEYEGEAQALSGTKIGYLPQEPVLDLEKTVREVVEEAVSEVKNALTELDQVYADYAAEGADFDALAKRQGQLEDIIQAHDGHNLENQLERAADALRLPAWEQPVKVLSGGERRRVALCRLLLEKPDMLLLDEPTNHLDAESVAWLERFLHDYEGTVVAITHDRYFLDNVAGWILELDRGYGIPWEGNYSSWLEQKDERLKQEASKEKARQRQIEKELEWVRSNAKGRQSKSKARLSRFEELNNQDFQKRNETNELFIPTGQRLGDQVIDVTNLKKSFDGRVLIDDLSFSIPKGAIVGIIGANGAGKSTLFKMLSGAETPDAGDIKIGETVQMASVEQFRDHMDDSVSVFQEVSGGSDIIQIGTVEIPSRAYLGRFNFKGTDQQKIVGNLSGGERGRLHLAKLLKSGGNLLLLDEPTNDLDIETLRALEDALLSFAGCAMVISHDRWFLDRIATHIIDYRDEGQVNFYEGNYTDYEAWLKKTFGAAATEPHRIKYKRIS